Below is a genomic region from Pseudomonas berkeleyensis.
GCTCGATGCGTTGTTGCGCCAGCTTGGTCTCGGTGATGTCTTCATAGATACCGATGTAGTGGGTCAGCTCGCCATCGTCGCCGTATACCTTGGAGATCGACAGGTGGCCCCAGTACGGCTCCTGATTCTTGCGCCGACTGCGGAATTCACCCTGCCAGCTGCTGTGTTCGGCCAGGCTGGAGTGAGCATCGAACAGCAGATCACTGAGGTTGGCCATCGCCGGCAGCTCGGACAGGCGGTGACCGCAGACCTCGTCACTGCTGTAGAGGGTAATGGCGGTGAAGCTGGGGTTGACGTATTCCACCCGGCCATCACGGTCGACCAGCAGGAAGGCACTGGCACTCTGTTCCACGGCGCGCTGGAAAAGATAGAGCGCGTGGGTGGCGCTGCGCTTCTGCTGATTGATCAGTACCTGGGCGAATTGGTCGGCCAGTTCGCCAGCGAAGGCAATCTCGTCGGCCTGCCAGGTGCGTTTGGGGCCGATATGTTCGAGGCAGAGAATGCCCACCACTTCGCCTTCGATACGAATGCTGGCATCGAGCATCGAGGTGATGCCCTGTGGTTCCAGGTAGGCGTGTGCCAGTTCGCGGGTGCGCAGGTCATGCAGGGCATCGTGGGCATCGATCGAGCGGCCGCTGTGCAGGGCTTCGAGGTAGTGCGGAAAACTGTGCGCTTCTATCGACGGCAGTTGTTCGTGTCGCTCCAGGTCGCGGCGGTACAGCGAAACGCACTCGAGACGTTGGCTGTTCAGCCTCCAGATGCCGGCGCGGGCTACGCCGTAGACTTCGCAGGCGGCCTGGGTGATGAGCTCGGCGGCTTCCTGTTGCGGGTTGCTGGACACGTAGCGCTGGCGCGCCAGGCGCACGATCAGTTGCTGCTGGGTACGTGAACGCGCCAGGTGCTGCAGGTGATCATCCTGAGTGCGCTGATATTGCAGCAACGCCGTGCTCAACTGCTGGTTCTGGGTCTGCAGTTCGAACTCGGCCGGTGCGTGTTGGGCGAGACTCTCGTCGGTGACCAGCAGGTAGCCGCGCAGCAACTGGCGGTTGCGCTGTTTGAAGGGCTCGCCTACCTCCAGCAGGTTCAGCGGCCCTTGTGGTGTATGCAGGGTATAGCGCACCAGATACTGCGGGCCCTGCAGCAGTTGCTGCTGGATGGCGTCATGCAGTCGGTAGCGTGCCTCGGGCTCCATCAGGCTGGCGTAGGGCGCATCGACCAATGCGCACAGGTCGGCAGCGCTGATACCGAGCCTGCGTTCGCAGGCAGGGTCGAGAAACAACAATGCCCAGCTCGGCTCATTCAAGCGCTCGAAACGCAGCATGCCGAGCCGCGAGGGCACTGGCAACTGCGTCACAACCTCGGCTGCCGGGCGGGTGCCGGCATCGGGATGGCTTTTCATTGGGCGTTGGGCTTCCAGTATGCTGACCAGGCGAGGCATCCGTTCTCGGTACAGGGCCGCTGCGCCAGAAGGCGTATCGGCTTGGACGGAGGCTAGGGCTCAGGCCTACTTCACTATAGCGTTCGGCAAGGGTGCATCATGCAAACGATACTGACAAGGAAACTGATGGCCATGCTGTTGGGCGGGGCTCTTCTCGCCTGCGCATCGGCTGTCTCCAGTGCCGATGATGCCGCGGCACTTCAGGGTGCCGAACAGCGTACCTACCTCGATGGCCTCAAGCGTTTGTACCTGACCGACAACGAGCGTCAGGCGCTGCTGGCGCACAGCAACGCCCTGCTGGAAACCTACGCCCTGCGCGCCGGTTATCAGGTTGGCCAGGCGCAGCGACAAGACTTGCTGTACCGCTTCAGTACCGGCAATAGCGGCGAGCTGATCCTGCGCGAAGAAAGCCGCGGTGCTCAGGGCACTGCCATTGCCGTGCGCAATCAGCGTGTCGCGGTGTTCGGCATCGATCCGTTCATCCGCTACGAATGTCCGACCGATGGTATTCGATGCGTGTTGTTCAACCCGGCTGACAGCAGCCCGTTGCTGAGTATCGTTCGTGATCATGATGGCGCTGGCGAACTGGCCAAGGCGTTGAGCTTCCTCATCCGTAACGTGCAGAAGGGCTGATCCATCGTTCGCAAACTGGCGTTACAGGTTTAGCAGGAACATTGCCTTGGCCAGGAAGATGATGGCCAGCATCTGCAGCAGGACGCTCAGGTGGATGCGTCGCGAGCGTACCGGCGTCATGCGGCCGCTGCGCATCAGCGCTACCACCAGCAGGAAGTGGCCGAGGATGCTCAGGGCCAGGGCGATCTTCAGGCTGAGCAGGAGGCTGAAACTGCTGGCCAGGGGCGCATGCAGCGCGGCGCGATAATGCCAGGCGAGGCCCAGGCCTGCTCCGTAAAGCGCCAGCACGACCCAGTGCATGACCTGCCGGGCGCGTTGTCCAAGTGCGCGTGAGAAGTCTGCGCGGGCGTCATCTGGCAGCGTCCTGGTCGCACGGCTGAGAATCATCACCTCGAAGAACACACCACCGATAAAGAACGCGGCAGCGGTCAGGTGGACGAATTTCAGCAGGAGATAAAGCATGCGGTTGGCGCCGGGGCGGTTGATATGCCCCGATCATGACGTGCGTGCCGACACCTGACATGACCGGGGTCAAGCCAATCGCGTCTTTGTCGACATGCGCCTGGCCAGAATGACCTGACACACTCCTGGCTGAAAAAAATGCAAAAAAAACCCCACCCATAATGGGCGGGGTTGAGGATGCGAGCGTGGCGTGCTCGAAACGATTTACAGCAGGATGGTGCGGATGTCCGCCAGCAGCTGCGACAGGCGCTGAGTGAAGCGTGCGGCAGCCGCGCCGTTGATTACCCGATGGTCGTAGGACAGCGACAGCGGCAGCATCAGCTTGGGCTGGAAGGCCTTGCCATCCCAGACCGGCTGGATGGTCGCCTTGCTCACGCCGAGGATCGCCACTTCCGGCGCGTTGACGATCGGCGTGAAGCCGGTGCCGCCAATGTGGCCGAGGCTGGAGATGGTGAAGCAGGCGCCCTGCATGTCGTCAGCCGAGAGCTTCTTGGTGCGTGCCTTTTCCGCGAGGGCGGCGGCTTCGGCAGCCAGTTGCAGTAGGCTCTTCTGATCGACGTTCTTGATCACCGGCACCAGCAGGCCGTCCGGCGTATCGACGGCGAAGCCGATATGCACGTACTTCTTGCGGATGATCGCCTTGCCGCTCGGGGCCAGCGAACTGTTGAAGTCCGGCAGCTCCTTGAGCAGATGGGCGCAGGCCTTGAGCAGCAGTGGCAGCACGGTCAGCTTGACGCCGGCTTTCTCGGCGACCGCTTTCTGTGCGACGCGGAAGGCTTCCAGGTCGGTGATGTCGGCCGAGTCGAACTGAGTCACGTGCGGCACGTTGAGCCAGCTGCGGTGCAGGTTGGCAGCGCCGACCTGCATCAGGCGGGTCATCGGTACTTCTTCGATTTCGCCGAACTTGCTGAAGTCCACGGTCGGAATCGGCGGGATGCCGGCGCCACCAGTGGTGGCAGCGGCAGCCTGCGGCGCAGCCTTGGCCTTCTGCATCATCGCCTTGACGTGTACCTGCACGTCTTCCTTGAGGATGCGACCCTTCGGGCCGGTACCGGCGATATCGGCCAGTTCCACGCCGAAATCGCGAGCCAGCTGGCGCACGGCAGGGCCGGCGTGAACCTTGGCGCCGTCGCGCTTGGGCGCGGAGGCGGTGGCTGCAGCGGCGGCTGATAGCGAGGCGATGGCGCGTACTTCGGCAGCCACTTCAGGCGCAGCGCCTTCCGGCACGCGGTGCACTTCCTGGCTGGCCTGAGCCGGCGCAGCAGCCGGTTGGCCGGCCCCGGCCACCTTGAGCTTGAGGATCAGGTCGCCAGTGCCGACTTCGGCGTCCAGCTTGACCAGCACTTCTTCCACCACGCCGGCAGCCGGCGAAGGGATTTCCATGGAAGCCTTGTCGGACTCCAGGGTGATCAGCGACTGGTCGGCCTCGATGCTGTCGCCGGCCTTGACCATGACTTCGATGACCTTGACCTTGCCGGACGTACCGATGTCCGGCACGCGCACTTCCTGTACCGAGGCAGCCGCCGGTGCGGTCGCCGCGGGGGCCGGTGCGGCGGCTGGGGCTGCCGCGGGAGCTGCGGCTTGAGCTGGAGCAGCACTGGCGGTTGCGCCGCCAGCGGTACGCAGTTTGATGATCAGGTCGCCAGTGCCGACCTCGGCGTCCAGCTTGACCAGCACTTCTTCCACCACGCCGGCAGCCGGCGAAGGGATTTCCATGGAGGCTTTGTCGGACTCCAGGGTGATCAGCGACTGGTCGGCCTCGATGGTGTCACCCACCTTGACCATGACTTCGATGACCTTGACCTTGCCGTCGGTGCCGATATCCGGCACGTGCACGTCTTGCACACTGCTGCTGGCAGCAGCGGCGGGTGCCGCTGCCGGAGCGGCTGCTTTCGGTGCTTGGGCAGGGGCGGCTTCGGCTTTCGGCGCAGGCGCCGCTGCGGCGGCACCTTCGACTTCCAGTACCAGCAGCTCGTCGCCTTCTTTCAGGCGGTCACCGATCTTGACCTTGATTTCCTTGATCACGCCGGCTTTGGGCGAGGGCACTTCCATGGAGGCCTTGTCGGACTCCAGGGTCAGTACGCTTTGGTCGGCTTCTACACGGTCGCCGACCTTCACCAGCAGTTCAATGACCTCGCCTTCACCGCCGAGGTCGGGTACGCGAATCAATTCACTCATCGCTACGCTCCTTAGCAGTCCAGGGGGTTGGCTTTGTCGGCGTCGATGCCGAACTTGGCGATGGCATCAGCCAGCACCTTGGCTTCGATTTCGCCACGGTCTACCAGGGCTTCCAGGGCGGCGAGCACGACCCAGTTGCGATCCACTTCGAAGAAGTGACGCAGTTGCTTGCGGCTGTCGCTGCGGCCGAAGCCGTCGGTGCCCAGCACCTTGTATTCCTTGCTCGGTACCCACTGACGAACCTGTTCGGCGAACAGCTTCATGTAGTCGGTAGAGGCAATGACCGGACCCTTGCGACCGTTCAGGCACTCTTCGAGGTAGGTCTGCTTGGGCTTCTGACCCGGGTGCAGGCGATTGCTGCGCTCCACGGCCAGGCCGTCACGACGCAGTTCGTTGAAGCTGGTGACGCTCCACACATCGGCGCCGATGTTGTACTCGTCGCGCAGGATCTTCGCCGCCTCGCGCACTTCGCGCAGGATGGTGCCGGAACCTAGCAGTTGCACGTGGTGCGCGGCTTCCTTCTTGTCTTCCTCGAGCAGGTACATGCCCTTGATGATGCCTTCCTCGATACCCTCCGGCATGGCCGGCTGCTGGTACGACTCGTTCATCACGGTGATGTAGTAGAAGATGTCCTGCTGCTCTTCGGTCATCTGGCGAATACCTTCGCGGATGATCACGGCGAGCTCGTAGCCGTAGGTCGGATCGTAAGTGCGGCAGTTGGGGATGGTCGCTGCCAGCATGTGGCTGTGACCGTCTTCGTGCTGCAGGCCTTCACCGTTGAGGGTGGTACGGCCGGCGGTGCCGCCGATCAGGAAACCACGGGTGCGGCTGTCGCCAGCGGCCCAGGCCAGGTCGCCGATACGTTGGAAGCCGAACATCGAGTAGAAGATGTAGAACGGCAGCATCGGCTGGTTGTGGCAGGAGTACGAAGTACCCGCGGCGATGAAGGAGCTCATGGCGCCGGCTTCGTTGATGCCTTCCTCGAGGATCTGACCTTTCTTGTCCTCTTTGTAGAACATCACCTGGTCTTTATCGACCGGCTCGTACAGCTGGCCGACCGAGGAGTAGATGCCGAGCTGGCGGAACATGCCTTCCATACCGAAGGTACGGGCTTCGTCCGGGATGATCGGGACGATGCGCTGGCCGAGTTCCTTGTCCTTGACCAGCTGCGCGAGGATGCGCACGAAAGCCATGGTGGTGGAGATTTCGCGGTCGCCGGAGCCGTCGAGGATAGCCTTGAGGGTATCCAGTGGCGGCGTCGGGATGCTGAAGCTCTGCTGACGACGCTGCGGTACGAAACCACCCAGCGCGTTGCGGCGCTCGTGCAGGTACTTGTACTCGGCGCTGCCTTCTTCCGGACGTACGAACGGCAGGTTTTCCAGCTCTTCGTCCTTGACCGGGATGTCGAAGCGGTCGCGGAACTGACGCAGGCTGTCGACATCGACCTTCTTGGTGTTGTGTGCGGTGTTCTTCGCTTCACCGGCGCCGGTACCGTAGCCCTTGATGGTCTTGGCCAGGATCACGGTCGGCTGGCCGCTGTGGTTCACGGCCTGGTGGTAGGCCGCGTAGACCTTGTACGGATCGTGACCGCCACGGTTGAGCTTCCAGATCTCGTCGTCGGACAGGTCTTTGACCATGTCCTTGAGTTCTGGGGTGTTGAAGAAGTTTTCGCGAACGTAGGCGCCGTCTTTGGCCTTGTAGTTCTGGTATTCACCGTCGACCACTTCGTCCATGCGGCGCTGCAGGGCGCCGTCTTTGTCCTTGGCGAACAGCGGATCCCAGAAGCGACCCCAGACCACCTTGTTGACGTTCCACTGAGCACCACGGAACACGCCTTCGAGTTCCTGGATGATCTTGCCGTTGCCGCGAACCGGGCCGTCGAGGCGCTGCAGGTTGCAGTTGATGACGAAGATCAGGTTGTCCAGCTTCTCGCGGCCGGCCAGGGAGATGGCGCCGAGGGATTCCGGCTCGTCGCACTCGCCGTCGCCCATGAAGCACCAGACTTTCTGCTTGCCAGCGGGGATGAAACCGCGGGCTTCCAGGTACTTCATGAAGCGCGCCTGGTAGATCGCCTGGATCGGGCCCAGGCCCATGGATACGGTCGGGAACTGCCAGAAGTCCGGCATCAGCCAGGGGTGCGGGTAGGAAGACAGGCCTTTGCCGTCCACTTCGCGGCGGAAGTTTTTCATCTGGTCTTCGCTGATGCGGCCTTCCATGAAGGCGCGGGCGTAGACGCCAGGCGAGGCGTGACCCTGATAGAACACCAGGTCGCCGCCGTGTTCTTCGGTCGGGGCCTGGAAGAAGTAGTTGAAGCCGATGTCGTACAGCGTCGCCGAGGAAGCGAAGCTGGAAATGTGGCCGCCCAGATCCGGGTCGTCCAGGTTGGTGCGCATCACCATGGCCAGGGCGTTCCAGCGTACCAGCGAGCGGATACGACGCTCCATGAACAGGTCGCCGGGCATGCGCGCTTCGTGCGTGACCGGGATGGTGTTGCGGTACGGCGTGGTGATCGCGTAGGGCAATTGCGCACCGCTACGGGTGGCCAGCTCGCCCAGACGGGTCATCAGGTAATGGGCACGGTCTTCACCCTCACGGTCGAGGACGGATTCAAGGGCGTCCAGCCATTCCTGGGTTTCGATCGGATCGAGGTCTTGCATGGCTTGCTCCAGGGCGGAAAGGCTTCCAGAATCGGAGGCCAGTTGGGGCTCACCGGCTTTTTGAGCGGGTGAGTTGAAATTCTTGGATTTACCGGGGATAGGTCCGGCGCCTTGTAGTTTTACTACATTTCGACGACGGATTCAGCCCTCTGGATACAATTCTTCAGTAGTAAAACTACAATTCGCGGCACTGCCGGCCGCGCGCGCCCTGCCGCAGCGGGGTTCCGGGCGATTGCACCGTGCGTCTGGCAGTCCGCCCAAAAGGATAGACCATGAGCCTGCCGTCGCTGGTCGAGTTGCCCCCCTCTCTGCTTTCCCTGGCCGAGCGAGCCGAAAAATCCCTGCAGATGGCCATGGCCGAGCATGATGGTTTGTCCGCCCAGGTAGCGGCCTGGCCGTCAGCCCGCCTGGAAAGCTGGCGGCAGGTGACGGCGCTCAGTGACTTCGTTGCCGATCAGGCCCAGCGTGATCCGCAGATGTTCGTTGCGCTTGGCAACTCCGGTGAACTCGAGCGCAGCCTGGCGCCGGGCGAACTGCGTGAGCAACTGGTGGCCTGGCTGGCCGACTGCACTGATGAGGAGACGCTGGCGCGCTGTTTGCGGCGTTTTCGCAATCGCCAGCAACTGCGCATCATCTGGCGCGACTTCAGTCGCCAGGCGGCGCTGGCGGAAACCTGTCGCGATTTGTCAGATCTCGCTGACGCCTGTATCGATCTGGCCTATCAATGGCTCTATCCGCGTCTCTGTGCGCAGTTCGGTACGCCGGTCGGGCGACGTAGCGGCCAGCCGCAGCACATGGTCATCCTGGGTATGGGCAAGCTCGGCGCGCACGAGCTGAATCTTTCCTCTGATATCGATCTGATCTTCGGCTACCCGGAGGGCGGCGAGACCGAGGGCGTCAAGCGACCCCTGGATAACCAGGAGTTCTTCATCCGCCTGGGGCAGAAGCTGATCAAGGCGCTGGACGCGATTACCGTCGATGGCTTCGTGTTCCGTACCGACATGCGTTTGCGCCCGTATGGATCGAGCGGCGCGCTGGTGTTCAGCTTCAATGCTCTGGAGCAGTACTACCAGGATCAAGGCCGCGACTGGGAGCGCTACGCCATGATCAAGGCGCGTGTGGTCGGTGGCGATCAGGCCGCTGGCGCCGAGTTGCTGGAGATGCTGCGCCCCTTCGTCTATCGCCGTTATCTGGATTTTTCCGCCATCGAAGCGCTGCGCGCGATGAAACTGCTGATCCAGCAGGAGGTGCGGCGCAAGGGCATGAGCGAGAACATCAAGCTCGGCGCGGGGGGTATTCGCGAGATCGAATTCATCGCCCAGGCCTTCCAGCTGATCCATGGTGGACGCGACCTCAGTCTGCAGCAACGGCCGCTGCTCAAGGTACTGACCACGCTGGAGGGGCAGGGCTACTTGCCGCCGGCAGTCGTCACTGAAATGAAGGAAGGCTACGAGTTCCTGCGTTACACCGAACACGCCCTGCAGGGCATCGGTGATCGCCAGACACAGATGCTGCCGGCCGATTCGCAGGATCAGGCGCGGGTCGCGGCAATC
It encodes:
- a CDS encoding putative bifunctional diguanylate cyclase/phosphodiesterase, with protein sequence MKSHPDAGTRPAAEVVTQLPVPSRLGMLRFERLNEPSWALLFLDPACERRLGISAADLCALVDAPYASLMEPEARYRLHDAIQQQLLQGPQYLVRYTLHTPQGPLNLLEVGEPFKQRNRQLLRGYLLVTDESLAQHAPAEFELQTQNQQLSTALLQYQRTQDDHLQHLARSRTQQQLIVRLARQRYVSSNPQQEAAELITQAACEVYGVARAGIWRLNSQRLECVSLYRRDLERHEQLPSIEAHSFPHYLEALHSGRSIDAHDALHDLRTRELAHAYLEPQGITSMLDASIRIEGEVVGILCLEHIGPKRTWQADEIAFAGELADQFAQVLINQQKRSATHALYLFQRAVEQSASAFLLVDRDGRVEYVNPSFTAITLYSSDEVCGHRLSELPAMANLSDLLFDAHSSLAEHSSWQGEFRSRRKNQEPYWGHLSISKVYGDDGELTHYIGIYEDITETKLAQQRIERLAYTDNLTNLGNRPAFIRSLEERFARTTQQSMGLLLVDIDNFKRINDSLGHQTGDKLLSALARRLRNSLGAKGSLARFASNEFAILLDGCDQEIGQRTAQQILQTLDKPLFVDNQLISITGSVGLAIAPEHGDDPQTLMKHAGLALHKAKANGKHQVQLFTEALNAEANYKLFVENNLRRALTQNELEVFYQPKLCLKSGQLLGMEALLRWQHPEKGMIRPDQFIGVAEETGLIIPIGKWVVRQACRMSKQIAAIGLGELQVAINLSPKQFSDPDLVGSIAAILHEEQLDPRLLELELTESLLLEATDDTRHQLGRLKSLGLTLAMDDFGTGYSSLSYLKKFPIDVIKIDRSFIKDIPDNQDDMEITSAVIAMAHNLKLKVVAEGIETGAQLGFLRRQQCDVGQGYLFDKPIPGRDLIDSLRRYPCRPQADQRT
- a CDS encoding CopD family copper resistance protein, which gives rise to MLYLLLKFVHLTAAAFFIGGVFFEVMILSRATRTLPDDARADFSRALGQRARQVMHWVVLALYGAGLGLAWHYRAALHAPLASSFSLLLSLKIALALSILGHFLLVVALMRSGRMTPVRSRRIHLSVLLQMLAIIFLAKAMFLLNL
- the aceF gene encoding dihydrolipoyllysine-residue acetyltransferase; this encodes MSELIRVPDLGGEGEVIELLVKVGDRVEADQSVLTLESDKASMEVPSPKAGVIKEIKVKIGDRLKEGDELLVLEVEGAAAAAPAPKAEAAPAQAPKAAAPAAAPAAAASSSVQDVHVPDIGTDGKVKVIEVMVKVGDTIEADQSLITLESDKASMEIPSPAAGVVEEVLVKLDAEVGTGDLIIKLRTAGGATASAAPAQAAAPAAAPAAAPAPAATAPAAASVQEVRVPDIGTSGKVKVIEVMVKAGDSIEADQSLITLESDKASMEIPSPAAGVVEEVLVKLDAEVGTGDLILKLKVAGAGQPAAAPAQASQEVHRVPEGAAPEVAAEVRAIASLSAAAAATASAPKRDGAKVHAGPAVRQLARDFGVELADIAGTGPKGRILKEDVQVHVKAMMQKAKAAPQAAAATTGGAGIPPIPTVDFSKFGEIEEVPMTRLMQVGAANLHRSWLNVPHVTQFDSADITDLEAFRVAQKAVAEKAGVKLTVLPLLLKACAHLLKELPDFNSSLAPSGKAIIRKKYVHIGFAVDTPDGLLVPVIKNVDQKSLLQLAAEAAALAEKARTKKLSADDMQGACFTISSLGHIGGTGFTPIVNAPEVAILGVSKATIQPVWDGKAFQPKLMLPLSLSYDHRVINGAAAARFTQRLSQLLADIRTILL
- the aceE gene encoding pyruvate dehydrogenase (acetyl-transferring), homodimeric type; the encoded protein is MQDLDPIETQEWLDALESVLDREGEDRAHYLMTRLGELATRSGAQLPYAITTPYRNTIPVTHEARMPGDLFMERRIRSLVRWNALAMVMRTNLDDPDLGGHISSFASSATLYDIGFNYFFQAPTEEHGGDLVFYQGHASPGVYARAFMEGRISEDQMKNFRREVDGKGLSSYPHPWLMPDFWQFPTVSMGLGPIQAIYQARFMKYLEARGFIPAGKQKVWCFMGDGECDEPESLGAISLAGREKLDNLIFVINCNLQRLDGPVRGNGKIIQELEGVFRGAQWNVNKVVWGRFWDPLFAKDKDGALQRRMDEVVDGEYQNYKAKDGAYVRENFFNTPELKDMVKDLSDDEIWKLNRGGHDPYKVYAAYHQAVNHSGQPTVILAKTIKGYGTGAGEAKNTAHNTKKVDVDSLRQFRDRFDIPVKDEELENLPFVRPEEGSAEYKYLHERRNALGGFVPQRRQQSFSIPTPPLDTLKAILDGSGDREISTTMAFVRILAQLVKDKELGQRIVPIIPDEARTFGMEGMFRQLGIYSSVGQLYEPVDKDQVMFYKEDKKGQILEEGINEAGAMSSFIAAGTSYSCHNQPMLPFYIFYSMFGFQRIGDLAWAAGDSRTRGFLIGGTAGRTTLNGEGLQHEDGHSHMLAATIPNCRTYDPTYGYELAVIIREGIRQMTEEQQDIFYYITVMNESYQQPAMPEGIEEGIIKGMYLLEEDKKEAAHHVQLLGSGTILREVREAAKILRDEYNIGADVWSVTSFNELRRDGLAVERSNRLHPGQKPKQTYLEECLNGRKGPVIASTDYMKLFAEQVRQWVPSKEYKVLGTDGFGRSDSRKQLRHFFEVDRNWVVLAALEALVDRGEIEAKVLADAIAKFGIDADKANPLDC